In Polaribacter pacificus, the genomic window GTGAATATAATCTCTAATTGCAGTGCCATCAGGTGTTGGATAATCATTCCCGAAAACCGATAATTCTTTTCTGATTCCAGCTGCAGTTTGAGTGATAAATGGGATTAAGTTCTGTGGAATTCCGAGCGGTAATTCTCCAATTTTAGCAGTTGGATGTGCTCCAATAGGATTAAAATATCGCAGTGCAATGGCGTTTAAATCATATGCGCTACAACTTTCTTTAATGATTTCTTCACCAATCTGCTTTGTGTTTCCATAAGGAGATTCTGCCGGCTTATTAGGAGCATTTTCAGTAATAGGTAATTCATCTGCTTGTCCATAAACTGTACAAGAAGAGCTAAAAATAAAGCAATCCAACCCTTTTTGTTTCATTTCTTGAAGAATATAGACCAAACACCCGATATTGTTTTCATAATAAGCCAAAGGCTCCTGAACACTTTCTCCAACAGCTTTATAGGCAGCAAAATGAATTATTCCATCTACCTTATTCATTTCAAAAAAAGCAGAAACCTGAGCCTTGTCTCTTAAATCAATTTGAAAAAAATGTGGACGAATTCCTGTAATTGAAGTTATCTGATCAAGTACCTCTATTCGAGTATTTGATAAATTGTCGATGATGAGCACCTCAAAGCCTGATTGCTGTAATTCAACTACGGTATGCGACCCTATAAAACCAAGTCCTCCGGTTACAAGTATTTTTTTTACTTCCATTTTTTAATAAGTTAAGAAATGAAATCTAAAATAGTTTCTGTTATATATGCCAATTGCTCGTTGTCTAATTCTGTGTGCATTGGCAATGAGATGACCTCTTCTATTAACAGGTTGGTTACAGGGAAGTCTTTTTCATTATAACGGTCATCTACATAGGCTTTTTGCTTGTGTAAAGGCACAGGATAATAAATGGCATTTGGAATGTTTTTTGCAAGCAAATGCTTGTGCAATTCATCTCTTTTTCCATTTGTAATTCTCAGTGTATACTGATGGAAAACATGGCAGTTACAGGTGTCGCAAATGTCACCACAACTCGATGATTTAGGTGTAATAATATGCTCATTTGTAGAAAAAGCTTCATTGTAGAATTTAGCAGCCGTTCTACGTGCTTCGCAATAGGCATCTAAGAAAGGTAATTTTGCTTTTAACACTCCTGCTTGAATGCTGTCTAAACGAGAATTTACTCCAACTACATCATGGTAATAACGGGTGTACATTCCGTGATTTACGATTCCTCTAAGCGTATGAGCAAGTGCATCGTCGTTGGTGAAGATTGCGCCACCATCACCATAACATCCAAGGTTTTTAGAAGGGAAAAATGAAGTAGTCCCAACATTTCCGATAGTTCCAGCTTTCATTTTGGTTCCGTTAGAAAAAGTGTAATCGGCTCCAATTGCTTGTGCATTGTCTTCTATAACAAATAAATTGTGTTCTTTGGCAATTTCTAAAATGGCTTCCATATTAGCACATTGACCAAATAAATGTACAGGAACAATGGCTTTGGTTTTTGAAGTAATGGCCCTTTTTAAAGCTTCAATATCCATATTAAAGCTGTCAATTTCTACATCAACCAAGACCGGAGTTAATTTTAACAAACCAATGACTTCTACGGTAGCGGCAAAAGTAAAATCTGCAGTGATTACTTCATCCCCTTGCTCTAAATTTAAGCCCATCATTGCTATCTGCAATGCATCGGTACCGTTGGCACATGGTATTACGTGTTTTACATTGAGGTATTTTTCTAAATCGGCTTGAAACTCATGAACCAATGGTCCATTAATATATGTAGAACTGTCTAAAACTTCTTTGATTGAGGCATCAACAGTTTCTTTTATGTGTTGGTATTGACCTTGAAGGTCAACCATTTGTATTTTTTTCATGAAATTGAATTTTCGTAACAACAAAAATACAAATTTAATTTCTGTTATCTTTGAAGAAAATCAAACACAAATTCATGAAGTTGTTAAAGAAAATCCTAAAAATTGTTGCTGTTTTTTTAATTCTAAGCGTTTTAGGGCTTTGGCTGTTTAGCAGAACGTTACATCCAAAATATGAAGGGAATTTAGAACTTCAAAATATCTCCGAAGAGGTAAAAGTATACTATGATGAAGTAGGAGTGCCGCATATTTCTGCTCAAAATCAACAGGATGCTTATACGGCATTAGGTTATGTTCATGCCCAAGATCGCCTTTGGCAAATGGAGCTGATAAGAAGAATCGCAGCAGGTAGATTATCAGAAGTATTTGGTAAGGATTTATTGCAAACCGATGTGTTTTTTTCGGGCTTGGGAATTGAAGAGAATGCAGCCAAAACCATTAGAGAACTCGATACAAGTTCTAAGGCATATCAATTAACCATGGCTTATTTAAATGGAATCAATCAATTTATTAATGAAGGACCAACGCCAATAGAATTTTACTTAGTAGGGTTAAAAAAAGAACAATACACAATTAAAGATGTATACAATGTGTTTGGATATATGGCCTTTAGTTTTGCTGCTGCTCATAAAATAGATCCATTGCTAACTGAGATTAAAGAAAAACTAGGAGAAGATTATTTACAAGATATAAGCGGTCCTAAAGTGATAAATACCACACTCATTCACAATCAAAAAAATGCTGAAATCACCTCTGAATTAGCTTCTTCACTTCAGGAAATGTATAAAAAACTACCAGTTTCACCATTTATCGGTAGTAATTCATGGGTGCTTGGAGCTGAAAAAACTAAAAAAGGAAAAGTCATTTTTGCCAATGATCCACATATTGGATTTGCACAGCCTGCTGTTTGGTATCAATCACATATAAAAACTCCAGACTATGAAATGTATGGTTTTAATTTGGCCTTGACCCCTTTTCCGTTATTAGGACACAACAGAAGTTATGCTTATGGGTTGACCATGTTTGAAAATGACGATATCGATTTTTATTTTGAACAAAACAATCCAAACAATCCTTTAGAGTACAAAACCGCAGATGGTTATAAAAAATATGCCATCTTAGATAAAAAAATTAAAATTAAAGACGCTAAAGACACGGTCTATCAAATTAAAGTGAGTAAACACGGACCTGTTATGAATGATCTAATTGATTTTATTCATGAAGAAAGACCTATGGCCATGCAATGGGTTTACACCAAGATTAACAATCAATTGTTAGAGGTAGCTTATGAGTTGTCTCATGCAGAATCTTTAAGTGATTTTAAAGAGGGAGCTAGTAAATTACATGCGCCAGGTTTAAATATTATGTACGGAGATGCCAAAGACAATATTGCTTGGTTTGCTTCAGGAGCATTGTATGAGCATGGCAGAAAACTGAATACCAAGACCATTTTAGATGGGGCATCTGGAACGGATGAAATAACCAGTTATTTTGATTTTGAAGAAAATCCTCAGGCGATAAATCCAAGTTGGAATTATGTGTATTCTGCTAACAATCAGCCTGACAGTATAAAAAACGGCTTCTATCCGGGATATTATTTGCCAGAGGATCGAGCAAAAAGAATTGTTGAATTACTTGAGGCAAAAAATGATTTTACCAAAGAGGATGTTGCAGCGATGCTTTATGATGTGACCTCTGCTAGCACACCTGTTTTAATATCTGATTTAGAAAAATCGATTGATAAAAATTCTCTGTCTGCGAGTGAGCGAAAAAGTTTACAGATTTTAAAATATTGGGATGGGTTTTATGGAAAATCCAGTCTTGCGCCAACAATTTACAACCGTTTTTTATATGAGTTTTTAGTAGGGACTTTCAAAGATGAGTTGGGGGTTAGTTTTGATCAATTTATCAATACGCCATTTCAGGACAAGGCAGTTGCGCTATTGGCAGCAAAAGAGAAGTCAGTTTGGTGGGATGATATTAGTACTAAAAACACCAAAGAAAACAAAGGGCAAATTACTACCAAAGCCTTTCAGCAAGCCATTGCTTTTTTACAGAAACAATTGGGTGAAAACATCGATGATTGGACTTGGGATCGTGTAATTTCTGTTGAGTATAATCATCCGATGGGCAAGGTGGCAGCCTTGCGATCAATTTTTAATGTAGGGCCTTTTAAAACTCGAGGAGGTAATGAGGTGATCAACAATCAAATATTTAATTTGGATGCAAGCGGTGTTTACCAAATAACGGCAGGTCCATCATCCCGAAGAGTAATTGATTTTTCAGATGTAGAAAACAGTTTAGGAATCCTTCCGACTGGGCAATCTGGAAATATTTTTAGCGATCATTATAAGGATCAAGCACAAAAGTACTTAGAAGGAAAGTTTGTGCCGATGAAACTAAATCAAAAAGAAATTAAAGATTCTGGAAGTTTGTTGCTCTTTAAGCCAAAAGAGTAAGTAAAGAGTTATTTAACCTCTCGATACACCTCTTCAAATGGAATTCTAAAGCGTTCTCCGTAAACTCCTTCTGGTTTGCGGATTCCGCAGGATACAATCATAGTAATTTCTGCGCTTCTTGGCAAGCCCAATAAACGCTTAACACGCCAAGTATCAGAACCTTCCATAGGGCAAGTGTCATAACCGATTGCGGCCATGCTAATCATAAAATTTTGAGCAGCAAGTCCTGCTGTTTTATGAGCAACGATGCGCATGTCTTTTTGCCGCACTTCTCTATAAATGGGTTTAAAAATTCCAATAATCAAGATGATAAGGTATTTAATCCATCCAAAGAGACCAAAAAAATCTACATAGGTAAACGGAATCAATTTGCTGTAATAGTTTTTTGCAAACTGCTCTCTACTGCTAGGTTTACTCCCAGGGCTTTTGGGGTAGAGACTGTCTATATGTGCTAGATTGGCTTTGGCTCGTTTTCTCCATAGATCTTTTCTAGCCACAAAGACAACGAGCTGTTGCGCTGTTTTTGCAGCATTTTGATTAAAGCACAAAGGGCTTATTTTTTCTATCATACTTTTAGAAGTAATGTGATAGAATTCCCAAAGTTGGAGATTGCTACTCGTTGGAGCAAGACTCGCCTGTTGAATGCATTTTTTAACAAGAGCAGTGTCTAGTGGTTTTTCAGGGTCATACACCCGGACAGATCGTCTGTATTCTATAGCTGCTGAAACTGTTTTTTCTTCCATGGTGAGTGTTTATGAGAACAAGTTCATAAATTTTTTTAATAGGGCTACTTTGCCTTTGTATGGGGCGTATCTTACCGGAACATCAAGCCAATTGTAACGATGAACCATGCCCTTGTGGTGAGAAAATAAATCAAAAGTACGCTTGCCGTGATAGTTGCCAATACCACTTTCTCCGACACCTCCAAAAGGCAATCTCGAATTGGCAAAATGTACCGTTGTGTCATTAATCGTTCCACCGCCAAAAGAAAAATTTCGAATGATTTGTTTGGCGAAGGCAGTTCTTTTTGTAAAGACGTAAAGAGCTAATGGTTTTTCATATCGAAGAATTAGAGCCTCCAATTCCGCCTCATCCTTGTATGTTAGTACGGGTGATATTGGGCCGAAAATCTCCCCTTTCATTACTTCACTGTCCATGGATGGGTTGTCAATTAAAGTAGGGGCTATGTATAAAGTTTCTTTGTCTGTGTTTCCTCCAACTAGTATTTTTTCATTGCTAAGCATATTGGCTAAACGATCAAAATTCTTCTCGTTTACAATTCTTGGATAGTCTTTAGATTCTTGTGGGTTTAGGCCGTAAGCTTTGGTAACTTCTTCTTGAAAACAACGTACAAACTCATCTTTAACCTTTTTATGTATGATTAAATAATCGGGTGCGATACAGGTTTGACCAGCATTAATACATTTACCCCAAACGATTCTTTTAGCAGCTAAAGCAATGGCAGCTGTGTCATCTATAATACATGGATTTTTACCTCCTAACTCAAGTGTGATAGGAGTTAGGTGTTTAGCTGCAGCTTTGGCGATAATTTTACCAACCTGTACACTTCCTGTAAAAAAGATATAATCCCAACGCTCTTCAAGCAGCGCTGTAGAAACTTCAACACCTCCTTCTACCACAGCAACTAGTTGGGAAGCAAAAACAGCTTCGATAATTTCTTTGGTTATTTTACTGGTGTGAGGAGTTAATTCAGAAGGTTTTAATACCACTGTGTTCCCAGCAGCAATAGCTCCAATTAAAGGGACTAAGGCTAGTTGATATGGATAATTCCAAGGAGAAATAACCAAGACTGCTCCGTAAGGTTCTTTGTAGATTTTACTCGATGATGGAAAATTTAATAATGCGGGAAATACTCTTTTTGGTTTTGCCCAAGAACGGAGGTTTTTTATGCTTGATTTAAGTTCCGATATCACAATCGAAGTTTCTGTCATGACACTCTCGTACTCTGACTTTTTAAAGTCTTTATGAAGGGCAGAAATGATGTCTTGCTCTTTTTCTTGAACTGCGACCAATAGTTTTTTTAAGAGACTGATTCTAAAGTCCAGATTTTTTGTTTGCTGACTCTTAAAGAAATGCTTTTGTTCTTGTACTAATTTAGGAATGTCCATAGATTAAAAGGCTTGTATTTTTTTGTTCATAAATTTAAACCATAAAGGCGGAATCAATGCTAAAAGCATCATTCCGGGGTAGCCAGTGGGCATTTGTGGGCTTTCTGGAACTGAGTTTAATAATTGATAATGCTTGCTTCCATTATAGTGATGGTCAGAGTGTCTTGATAAATTAAAAAGCATCAGGCGTCCTAAGACATGATCTGAATTCCAAGAATGGGTTCGTTTTACTCGCTCATAACGACCGTTCTCTTTTTGCTTTCTCAAGAGTCCGTAATGCTCAATATAGTTGACTGTTTCTAATAAAAGTATGCCAACCATACTGGCCAAGATAAAAGCGGCTAAAACAAAAGTTCCGTAAAAGGCAAAGATAGCGCTCAATAAGGTTATTGAGCAGAGCGTGTAAATGACCATTCTGTTTTGTGGGTGAAACCAGTGGCGTCCGCTATTTTGCAATCGGGCATTTTCTAGCTGCCAAGCTTGGAGATAACTAGTGGTATGTGAGCGAATCCAAAAAAGATATAAGGGCTCGTTAAGTCGTGCAGTGGCAGCGTCTTTTGGAGTGGCTACATTATTGTGATGTCCTGCATTGTGGTAGGGTAAGAAATGAGTGTTTAAAGAGGTAAGCAGTAAAAGTTCTCCTAAAAACTCATCAAAACGATTGTTGCGATGCCCTAATTCATGACCCACATTAATACCGAGAACTCCACACATTAAACCCATGCCAAAAACTCTGCCAATATAAGTGCTTGTTGTTAGTTGGGTTTCTTGAATTACGGTAAAAAACCACGCTAAAAAAAAGAGCTGAATAGGGATGGTTAGGTATAGTATGTAGGTGTAGATTTTATTTTCTTTTTCTTTACTAGCCGTTTCTTTGTCAAAATTTTTAGCATTCGGAGGAAAGGCGTATTCTAAAATAGGAAGCAATCCAAAAAAAAGGAATACAGGTAAATAGCTAATCCAGCCATTTGTGGTAAAAGCAATGCCAACACTTAAAGGTAACAGTAAAAAAGAAAGGTATTTTATGCTTTTCATAAATGAAACAAATAGGTCTCAATGTACGAAAAATTATTGACAAGAATTCCAGATGACATCTTGAGGAACAGGAGCTGTTAGGCTTATTTGTTCTTTGCTAACAGGATGGGTAAAATTAATTCTACGAGCGTGTAAGTGGATGCTTCCATCTTTATTACTCCTGTTAAAACCGTATTTTAAATCGCCCTTAATTGGAGATCCAATTGCAGAGAGTTGTGCTCTAATTTGATGATGTCTTCCCGTCTCTAAATCAACTTCTAAAAGGCTGTAATTATCTAATTTTTTAATGCATTTGTAATGCAAAACAGCTCTTTTGCTGCTTTCAATTTCTTTGCCGTAAACAGTGGATTTGTTATTTTTTGGGTTCTTTTTCAGAAAATTAATGAGTGTGTCTTCTTGCTTTTTTGGAGCGTTTTTAACAACTGCCCAATAGGTTTTTTGTATGCTTTTTTCACGAAGCATTTTGTTAAGTCGCTCTAAAGCTTTTGATGTTTTTGCAAAAATAATAATGCCAGAGGTGGGTCTGTCTAGGCGATGTACAACGCCTAAAAAAACATTGCCGGGCTTTTGGTGTTTGTCTTTGATATAAGCCTTGACAACATCACTTAGAGGTGTATCACCAGTTTTATCTCCTTGAGAGATGTCTCCAGGGCGTTTGTTGATAATAATTAAGTGATTGTCTTCCAATAAAATTTGTAAATTTTCTTTGGATGATTGCATGGCTTTTTATTTAAATTCTTCTGCCATGTCTGCATTTACACCGTCAATAAAATCTAAGAATTCTTTACGTCCAAGACCTGTTGATGAAGAGGTGAGAAATGACATGGGTGCAGTTTCCCAAGTGGCTAATAATTTCTTTTTATAAGAGACAATTTGCTTGTTTAGTTTTGAGCTTCCTAGTTTGTCTGCTTTGGTAAAAACGATGCAAAAAGGAATGCCCTTTTCTCCTAAAAAGCGCATAAAATCTAAATCGATTTTTTGCGGATCATGTCTGCTATCTACCAGAACAAAGGTGCAGACCAATTGCTCTCTTTGAATAAAATAATCCTCAATAAATTTTTGAAAACCAGCACGCATTTTTTTAGAAACTTTAGCGTATCCATACCCAGGTAAATCCACTAAAAACCAACTGTCGTTAATTTTAAAATGATTAATCAATTGGGTTTTACCGGGTGTTCCTGATATTTTAGCCAAGTCTTTTCGTTCCATCAACATGTTGATCAACGAAGATTTCCCTACGTTAGATCTGCCTATAAAAGCGTATTCTGGGATTCTTTCTGTAGGACACTTGTACACATCAGTATTACTGATGATAAAATCTGCCGATTTAATTTTCATGGTTATAGGTTTCTTTCCTTAAGCCAATTTTCTAGAATTTCGTTAAATTTTTCTGGAGTTTCCATCATGGCCGCATGACCACATTTATCAATCCAAAATAAATCAGAATCTGGTAAAAGCTTGTTAAAATCAATAGCAACCTCTGGCGGGGTTACCTTGTCTTGTTTTCCCCAGATTAAACAGGTTGGTTGCTGCATGGTAGGCAGGTCATTTGCCATATTATGACGGATAGCGCTTTTGGCAATTGATAAAGTTCTAATTAATGAATTTCGATCATTAATCACCACGTAAACATCGTCAATAAGTTCTTCTGTTGCTATAGAAGGATCGTAAAAAACATCTTGTGCTTTTTTGGTTACATAACCGCGATCACCTCTTTTAGGGTAGCTATCTCC contains:
- the galE gene encoding UDP-glucose 4-epimerase GalE; translation: MEVKKILVTGGLGFIGSHTVVELQQSGFEVLIIDNLSNTRIEVLDQITSITGIRPHFFQIDLRDKAQVSAFFEMNKVDGIIHFAAYKAVGESVQEPLAYYENNIGCLVYILQEMKQKGLDCFIFSSSCTVYGQADELPITENAPNKPAESPYGNTKQIGEEIIKESCSAYDLNAIALRYFNPIGAHPTAKIGELPLGIPQNLIPFITQTAAGIRKELSVFGNDYPTPDGTAIRDYIHVVDLAKAHIAALERLLDRRNKENFEYFNIGTGTGSSVLEVIKSFEKVSNQKLNYKIVDRREGDVISAYADTTLANAELQWKTEKSLEEALSSAWAWQLKQ
- a CDS encoding DegT/DnrJ/EryC1/StrS family aminotransferase, giving the protein MKKIQMVDLQGQYQHIKETVDASIKEVLDSSTYINGPLVHEFQADLEKYLNVKHVIPCANGTDALQIAMMGLNLEQGDEVITADFTFAATVEVIGLLKLTPVLVDVEIDSFNMDIEALKRAITSKTKAIVPVHLFGQCANMEAILEIAKEHNLFVIEDNAQAIGADYTFSNGTKMKAGTIGNVGTTSFFPSKNLGCYGDGGAIFTNDDALAHTLRGIVNHGMYTRYYHDVVGVNSRLDSIQAGVLKAKLPFLDAYCEARRTAAKFYNEAFSTNEHIITPKSSSCGDICDTCNCHVFHQYTLRITNGKRDELHKHLLAKNIPNAIYYPVPLHKQKAYVDDRYNEKDFPVTNLLIEEVISLPMHTELDNEQLAYITETILDFIS
- a CDS encoding penicillin acylase family protein, with the translated sequence MKLLKKILKIVAVFLILSVLGLWLFSRTLHPKYEGNLELQNISEEVKVYYDEVGVPHISAQNQQDAYTALGYVHAQDRLWQMELIRRIAAGRLSEVFGKDLLQTDVFFSGLGIEENAAKTIRELDTSSKAYQLTMAYLNGINQFINEGPTPIEFYLVGLKKEQYTIKDVYNVFGYMAFSFAAAHKIDPLLTEIKEKLGEDYLQDISGPKVINTTLIHNQKNAEITSELASSLQEMYKKLPVSPFIGSNSWVLGAEKTKKGKVIFANDPHIGFAQPAVWYQSHIKTPDYEMYGFNLALTPFPLLGHNRSYAYGLTMFENDDIDFYFEQNNPNNPLEYKTADGYKKYAILDKKIKIKDAKDTVYQIKVSKHGPVMNDLIDFIHEERPMAMQWVYTKINNQLLEVAYELSHAESLSDFKEGASKLHAPGLNIMYGDAKDNIAWFASGALYEHGRKLNTKTILDGASGTDEITSYFDFEENPQAINPSWNYVYSANNQPDSIKNGFYPGYYLPEDRAKRIVELLEAKNDFTKEDVAAMLYDVTSASTPVLISDLEKSIDKNSLSASERKSLQILKYWDGFYGKSSLAPTIYNRFLYEFLVGTFKDELGVSFDQFINTPFQDKAVALLAAKEKSVWWDDISTKNTKENKGQITTKAFQQAIAFLQKQLGENIDDWTWDRVISVEYNHPMGKVAALRSIFNVGPFKTRGGNEVINNQIFNLDASGVYQITAGPSSRRVIDFSDVENSLGILPTGQSGNIFSDHYKDQAQKYLEGKFVPMKLNQKEIKDSGSLLLFKPKE
- a CDS encoding nitroreductase family protein encodes the protein MEEKTVSAAIEYRRSVRVYDPEKPLDTALVKKCIQQASLAPTSSNLQLWEFYHITSKSMIEKISPLCFNQNAAKTAQQLVVFVARKDLWRKRAKANLAHIDSLYPKSPGSKPSSREQFAKNYYSKLIPFTYVDFFGLFGWIKYLIILIIGIFKPIYREVRQKDMRIVAHKTAGLAAQNFMISMAAIGYDTCPMEGSDTWRVKRLLGLPRSAEITMIVSCGIRKPEGVYGERFRIPFEEVYREVK
- a CDS encoding aldehyde dehydrogenase, giving the protein MDIPKLVQEQKHFFKSQQTKNLDFRISLLKKLLVAVQEKEQDIISALHKDFKKSEYESVMTETSIVISELKSSIKNLRSWAKPKRVFPALLNFPSSSKIYKEPYGAVLVISPWNYPYQLALVPLIGAIAAGNTVVLKPSELTPHTSKITKEIIEAVFASQLVAVVEGGVEVSTALLEERWDYIFFTGSVQVGKIIAKAAAKHLTPITLELGGKNPCIIDDTAAIALAAKRIVWGKCINAGQTCIAPDYLIIHKKVKDEFVRCFQEEVTKAYGLNPQESKDYPRIVNEKNFDRLANMLSNEKILVGGNTDKETLYIAPTLIDNPSMDSEVMKGEIFGPISPVLTYKDEAELEALILRYEKPLALYVFTKRTAFAKQIIRNFSFGGGTINDTTVHFANSRLPFGGVGESGIGNYHGKRTFDLFSHHKGMVHRYNWLDVPVRYAPYKGKVALLKKFMNLFS
- a CDS encoding alkane 1-monooxygenase, coding for MKSIKYLSFLLLPLSVGIAFTTNGWISYLPVFLFFGLLPILEYAFPPNAKNFDKETASKEKENKIYTYILYLTIPIQLFFLAWFFTVIQETQLTTSTYIGRVFGMGLMCGVLGINVGHELGHRNNRFDEFLGELLLLTSLNTHFLPYHNAGHHNNVATPKDAATARLNEPLYLFWIRSHTTSYLQAWQLENARLQNSGRHWFHPQNRMVIYTLCSITLLSAIFAFYGTFVLAAFILASMVGILLLETVNYIEHYGLLRKQKENGRYERVKRTHSWNSDHVLGRLMLFNLSRHSDHHYNGSKHYQLLNSVPESPQMPTGYPGMMLLALIPPLWFKFMNKKIQAF
- a CDS encoding RluA family pseudouridine synthase — encoded protein: MQSSKENLQILLEDNHLIIINKRPGDISQGDKTGDTPLSDVVKAYIKDKHQKPGNVFLGVVHRLDRPTSGIIIFAKTSKALERLNKMLREKSIQKTYWAVVKNAPKKQEDTLINFLKKNPKNNKSTVYGKEIESSKRAVLHYKCIKKLDNYSLLEVDLETGRHHQIRAQLSAIGSPIKGDLKYGFNRSNKDGSIHLHARRINFTHPVSKEQISLTAPVPQDVIWNSCQ
- the yihA gene encoding ribosome biogenesis GTP-binding protein YihA/YsxC → MKIKSADFIISNTDVYKCPTERIPEYAFIGRSNVGKSSLINMLMERKDLAKISGTPGKTQLINHFKINDSWFLVDLPGYGYAKVSKKMRAGFQKFIEDYFIQREQLVCTFVLVDSRHDPQKIDLDFMRFLGEKGIPFCIVFTKADKLGSSKLNKQIVSYKKKLLATWETAPMSFLTSSSTGLGRKEFLDFIDGVNADMAEEFK
- a CDS encoding alpha/beta fold hydrolase, which encodes MTKTLKTEGNFTYAEAGEGQAIIILHGLMGALSNFDSTFDHFSAKGYKVLIPELPLYSLPLLKTNVKNLTKFLHSFITYKKLDKVVLLGNSLGGHIGLYFTKHYPDKVAALVLTGSSGLYENSMGDSYPKRGDRGYVTKKAQDVFYDPSIATEELIDDVYVVINDRNSLIRTLSIAKSAIRHNMANDLPTMQQPTCLIWGKQDKVTPPEVAIDFNKLLPDSDLFWIDKCGHAAMMETPEKFNEILENWLKERNL